Within the Fibrobacter sp. genome, the region AAAAATGGCAAATTTATTGATGGAACACATTTTTTTACAGGACCAGCCAAGGGGTATAACAAGGACGGATTCAACTACTATTTTGCCAATGTGGCAAAAGTTCATGAATTTTTCAATACTCGAAATGTTTTCCCCATGCCTAGGGGATGCTATGCCGATGGAAATCGTCATCTCGGATTCAAAAGAGAGAAATCAAAAAAGCGAATCAAACTATGAAATTCTTTTTTCTGATTGTTCTTTATACTCTTCTTTTTTTACTTTTTCGCGTCTATTATGTTTTTTACAGCGCTTTGACGAGCGGTTCCAAGGTATCGAGATTCACGAAATCCACCTGCTTGCCGTAGGTAGCGATCAGGGCGCGGACTTCAGCGTTGCGCTCCGCTTCAGGGATTTTCAAAACCTTCGAATACAAAAGCTTCATCATGATTCGATGTTTCAGGCCGAGTTTGCTGTAATCGATGGCGCCGCGAAGGTGGAAGATTTTGCTCTCGTCGTAATGCGATGCGGGAACTTGTTTTTTGAGGCCGCCCCTGATATGGTTGACGTTTTCGGCATCGGTCGGATCGGCGAGACCGACGGTCGCGACAAACAGTTCCTGATTTGCAGAGAGGCCGCAAACCGTTTTCTTGAGGCCCATGACGCCACCTGCGCAGAGGGCGCCCAGATAGACGACGCGGTCATAATCGGCAACGTTCTTCACGTCGGTATAGAAGACGGCCTTGAGTCCCGTGATTTCGGCGAGGCGTTCGGCGTAGCGTTTTGTCGAGCCATAACGGCTCCCGTAAATGATGATAGAGTTCATTAAATTTTATCCTTTGTCAACCACATTAAAATATAAATCATTTCAAAACATCGACCAACTATTTGCGGCGCAAAACAAAATAAGATATATTTCCAGACAATGAGGGATAAAATGAAGCGTTTGGGCTTGTTTGGCATATTGACTATTGCAATTGGGTTCGTTGCCTGCGGTGACGACGGGAGCAGCGCTTCTGTCGATGATGTTTCTAGTTCGTCATGGATTGCCGCGAACTCTTCGAGTTCGGTTTCGGCTCAGCTCAGCTCAAGTCGCGATGGCATGGAGTCGAGCTCGTCGCAGTTCCTTTCATCTGCAGGCACCTCCGCGATGTCCTCCGACACAGCCTCCGCAGCGGCACCTGATACCACCAAAATCACCTACACGCTCAAGCGGTTCGATGGGCCGCTGGCCAACCCGCACAAGGGTTTCACGGTCCCTACCGGAGGCGCATGGGTTTTCGTTCCCGAATTTGAATACGGACCTTACGGTTCGTTAAACAACAAAGCATGGGATCTTGTCACTTACGGTTCCGGTCACCAGAGGTGGAACAAGTTAAACCCGGCAAAAGACGTTTACGATTGGACGGAACTTGACAAACTGTTGGATGCGCTGGCGGAACACGACATGGGTTACGCCTTGCGCGTTCTCCCGTATTCGCCATCATATATCAAGGGCGACGACACGCCCGAAGAAGAATACGACTGGACTCCGCCCTTCGTCTATGAATCGGGAGCAAAGAAAATCACGGCCACTTTGCAAGGGAAAGGCTACCGCGCTTCCGTTCCTGTCTGGGACGATTCAATCTATTTGCAGGCGGCAAAAGATTTCGCGAAAGCCCTAGCGCAAAAATACGATGGCGACCCGCGTATCGAATACATCGACATCCGCCCCTTTGGTGAATGGGGCGAGTGGCACGCCTCCCACCTGGACGGCAGCGAGATGCCCTCCGATTCGATAAAGATGGACATGCTGGATTACTACGCTTCCGTGTTCAAGAAAACGCTGCTAGTATTGCCTTCGAACGGCGCGGGGGATGTGTATACGCATGCGATCGAACTCGGTATCGCCAAGCGCGATGACGGTTTCATCGGCACCCCCGGCAGGCCGGATTCACTGGTGCGCGCCTACGAGGCCAACTTGCCGACTATCGCCGAGAACATCGCCGGCTATACCACCATGCTGAATTACACCGATGTGATTCCCGGTGGTTACCTCAAATGGACTCCGCAGCGCTGGGTGGACGCGATTACCACGGCCCACCTGACTTACTACGTGCTGGACCAAGATAGCGATTGCGGTTACAACTTCTACAAAGACAACAAGGCTCTCGCGGATTCCATGAGCAAGGTCATCGGTTATAATTTTACCGTAACAAAAGCGGAACAGGTGACGAC harbors:
- a CDS encoding flavodoxin domain-containing protein: MNSIIIYGSRYGSTKRYAERLAEITGLKAVFYTDVKNVADYDRVVYLGALCAGGVMGLKKTVCGLSANQELFVATVGLADPTDAENVNHIRGGLKKQVPASHYDESKIFHLRGAIDYSKLGLKHRIMMKLLYSKVLKIPEAERNAEVRALIATYGKQVDFVNLDTLEPLVKAL
- a CDS encoding beta-galactosidase, which codes for MKRLGLFGILTIAIGFVACGDDGSSASVDDVSSSSWIAANSSSSVSAQLSSSRDGMESSSSQFLSSAGTSAMSSDTASAAAPDTTKITYTLKRFDGPLANPHKGFTVPTGGAWVFVPEFEYGPYGSLNNKAWDLVTYGSGHQRWNKLNPAKDVYDWTELDKLLDALAEHDMGYALRVLPYSPSYIKGDDTPEEEYDWTPPFVYESGAKKITATLQGKGYRASVPVWDDSIYLQAAKDFAKALAQKYDGDPRIEYIDIRPFGEWGEWHASHLDGSEMPSDSIKMDMLDYYASVFKKTLLVLPSNGAGDVYTHAIELGIAKRDDGFIGTPGRPDSLVRAYEANLPTIAENIAGYTTMLNYTDVIPGGYLKWTPQRWVDAITTAHLTYYVLDQDSDCGYNFYKDNKALADSMSKVIGYNFTVTKAEQVTTTQFYLKDGAGASPTISTLSITIKNTGVAPCFFDIYLVAEFVDSTGAALAQFGKMVHIPKGTFKDNSSKDFAFVFTAPSKNAYPATQPGVHVALSLYESEEAFKSGKNPTVRFDNDGLLENKKLLLKE